A genomic region of Pseudomonadota bacterium contains the following coding sequences:
- a CDS encoding aminotransferase class III-fold pyridoxal phosphate-dependent enzyme: MNTDRSRSLYTSLCGITPGGVNSPFRGFHHVDPSKTPRIIARGDGAFMIDVDGNRYLDFLGAWGPLVLGHRHPEVTAAITQALADGWVFGTSTEIEQQMAEAVRQALPSMEMVRFVNSGAEAVQACVRLARAASRREVIVKLEGGYHGHVESLDMADPLDRPNAALSGSVKALVDRTLTVPFGDASALEVLLAERARDIAAVIVEPVPGSMGVIVPHEGYLRALREITRKHDVLLIFDEVLTGFRVAYGGAQQIWGVDPDITALGKAVGGGLPCGAYGGKRAVMERVAPVGPMYQAGTFSGNPLSMRAGLATLEVLRRPGTYERLGALTRRLCDGFERVAAAHGVAMRAPSVGGMFGMLFTAQPVRNLDDFKRCDDPAFARFFFAMLDQGFYFQPSQSDAAAVSTAHTEADIDATIEAASRALATAVAAR; the protein is encoded by the coding sequence CTGAACACCGACCGCTCCCGCAGCCTCTACACATCCCTCTGTGGCATCACCCCGGGCGGCGTGAACTCGCCGTTCCGTGGGTTCCACCACGTCGACCCGTCAAAGACGCCGCGCATCATCGCCCGCGGCGACGGGGCCTTCATGATCGATGTCGATGGCAACCGCTATCTCGACTTCCTCGGCGCCTGGGGACCGCTCGTGCTCGGCCATCGCCACCCCGAGGTGACGGCCGCCATCACGCAGGCCCTCGCCGACGGGTGGGTGTTCGGCACCAGCACCGAGATCGAGCAGCAGATGGCCGAGGCGGTTCGCCAGGCCCTCCCGTCGATGGAGATGGTGCGCTTCGTCAACAGCGGCGCCGAGGCGGTGCAGGCGTGCGTGCGCCTGGCCCGCGCCGCCAGCCGTCGCGAGGTCATCGTGAAGCTCGAGGGCGGCTATCACGGCCACGTCGAATCGCTCGACATGGCCGATCCGCTCGATCGACCCAACGCCGCCCTCTCCGGATCGGTGAAGGCGCTGGTCGACCGCACCCTCACCGTGCCCTTCGGCGATGCGTCCGCCCTCGAGGTCCTGCTTGCGGAGCGCGCGCGTGACATCGCCGCCGTCATCGTCGAGCCCGTGCCCGGGAGCATGGGCGTCATCGTTCCGCATGAGGGCTACCTGCGCGCGCTGCGCGAGATCACCCGCAAGCACGATGTGCTGCTCATCTTCGACGAGGTGCTCACCGGCTTTCGGGTCGCCTACGGCGGCGCCCAGCAGATCTGGGGCGTCGATCCCGACATCACCGCGCTGGGGAAGGCGGTGGGCGGCGGGCTGCCGTGCGGCGCCTACGGGGGCAAGCGGGCCGTGATGGAGCGGGTGGCGCCAGTCGGGCCCATGTACCAGGCGGGCACGTTCAGCGGAAACCCGCTCAGCATGCGTGCCGGGCTCGCAACCCTCGAGGTGCTGCGTCGTCCGGGCACCTACGAGCGCCTGGGCGCGCTCACCCGTCGCCTCTGCGACGGCTTCGAGCGGGTGGCGGCCGCGCACGGCGTGGCCATGCGCGCCCCATCGGTGGGCGGCATGTTCGGCATGCTGTTCACCGCGCAGCCCGTGCGCAACCTCGATGACTTCAAGCGCTGCGACGACCCCGCGTTCGCTCGCTTCTTCTTCGCCATGCTCGACCAGGGCTTCTACTTCCAGCCGTCGCAGTCAGATGCGGCAGCCGTGTCGACCGCGCACACCGAGGCCGACATCGACGCCACCATCGAAGCCGCGTCGCGGGCGCTCGCCACGGCTGTCGCCGCGCGCTGA